Proteins co-encoded in one candidate division WOR-3 bacterium genomic window:
- the priA gene encoding primosomal protein N' translates to MSGLKRDALSTKHYCNVAIPHTRLHELTYEFDREHFPELAPGACVQVRLRGKKVKGLVLEVLSRSPVPKTLSVEKLIEPRLVPDQLLHLLRWVGAYYFGRMGEVLGLALPRGICGYGLRRSRVVPAAATRPAPFVPLPAVSDLRSLPFGFQPSFAVYVQTNCGTREEVVTGFVAAGLERGTVILLMPESDTEAWADRLRSRIGIEPVRYHGVQSVSDRKQTWRALRSAEHSVIIGVRSAVFSPVSDLAGVVVLDEHDNVFKEERHPRFNARDVAIARCRLADCPVLLSDPSPSAETWLNLRNGQYRGTEHPAAARRPATVAALEGAPEVLPDTLVVDMRRHRDDVLSPLLANALKDAGSAGESAVLYINRRGLSRYVACRDCGSPLVCPDCAVSLVLYSGGDLRCRYCGKTGAAPDACPLCGGLDFRLKAPGIEMAAREVAQLLPDAKVAAVMTESERQPSTEPGSVIVGTRALLGIRWPARVGVVAALAVDSDLCVPDFRARERTFQVLSVLSRRAAEHGATLVLQTSRPDDPAVRSAVAGDAAGFLDQELKQREELGFPPYRRLVLVELMVQSGTGASQRGEWLCRRLGGVQGVEALGPVPVRGKTNTVQVMVKVTRNIRLDRLVSLRQIEADGVRAKVDVDPLETV, encoded by the coding sequence GTGTCCGGCCTGAAGCGTGACGCGTTGAGCACAAAGCATTACTGCAATGTCGCGATACCCCATACCCGGCTGCATGAGCTGACCTACGAGTTCGACCGGGAGCACTTCCCCGAACTCGCGCCCGGGGCCTGCGTGCAGGTCCGGTTGCGGGGAAAGAAGGTGAAAGGACTCGTGCTTGAAGTCCTGAGCCGCAGTCCGGTGCCGAAGACCCTGTCGGTCGAGAAGCTCATCGAGCCGAGGCTTGTCCCTGACCAGCTTCTGCACCTGCTGCGCTGGGTGGGGGCGTACTACTTCGGCCGCATGGGGGAGGTGCTCGGCCTGGCACTGCCGCGCGGCATCTGCGGCTACGGTTTGCGCCGGTCTCGGGTTGTGCCGGCAGCCGCGACTCGGCCGGCGCCTTTCGTCCCTCTTCCTGCTGTCTCTGATCTTCGGTCTCTGCCTTTCGGTTTTCAGCCGTCGTTCGCCGTCTACGTCCAGACCAACTGCGGCACGCGGGAGGAGGTCGTCACCGGGTTCGTCGCGGCCGGGCTGGAACGGGGGACGGTGATTCTGTTGATGCCGGAATCAGACACCGAGGCCTGGGCAGACCGATTGCGTTCCCGAATCGGGATTGAGCCGGTTCGATACCATGGTGTCCAGAGCGTGTCGGACCGGAAGCAGACGTGGCGAGCGCTGCGCTCCGCCGAGCACTCGGTCATCATCGGTGTACGTTCCGCTGTGTTCTCCCCGGTCTCCGACCTCGCCGGCGTTGTCGTTCTGGATGAGCACGACAACGTCTTCAAGGAAGAGCGGCACCCACGTTTCAATGCGCGCGACGTGGCCATTGCCCGGTGCCGGCTCGCCGACTGCCCGGTGCTGCTCAGCGACCCATCTCCTTCGGCAGAGACCTGGTTGAACCTCCGCAACGGCCAGTACCGGGGCACGGAGCATCCCGCAGCCGCGCGCCGTCCGGCAACCGTTGCTGCTCTTGAGGGTGCCCCAGAGGTTCTGCCCGACACCCTCGTTGTTGACATGCGGAGGCACCGGGACGACGTGCTCTCTCCGTTGCTGGCGAACGCACTGAAGGATGCCGGGAGCGCCGGCGAATCCGCGGTCCTGTACATCAATCGCCGTGGGCTCAGCCGGTACGTGGCCTGCCGCGATTGCGGCAGTCCGCTTGTCTGTCCCGACTGCGCGGTTTCACTCGTGCTCTACTCCGGCGGTGACCTCCGCTGCCGCTACTGCGGCAAGACCGGCGCCGCTCCGGATGCCTGCCCGCTGTGCGGCGGGCTGGACTTCCGTCTCAAGGCGCCGGGCATCGAAATGGCGGCGCGCGAGGTAGCGCAGTTGCTGCCGGATGCCAAGGTTGCCGCCGTCATGACGGAGTCGGAAAGGCAGCCCTCGACCGAACCCGGGTCAGTCATCGTCGGCACGCGGGCGCTGCTCGGGATCCGCTGGCCGGCACGCGTAGGGGTGGTGGCAGCACTTGCGGTCGACTCCGATCTCTGCGTGCCCGACTTCCGGGCAAGGGAGCGGACGTTCCAGGTGCTCTCGGTGCTCTCAAGGCGCGCAGCGGAGCACGGAGCCACGCTGGTGCTGCAGACCAGCCGGCCCGATGACCCGGCCGTGCGGAGCGCGGTTGCCGGCGATGCGGCCGGCTTCCTGGACCAGGAACTGAAGCAGAGAGAGGAGTTGGGGTTTCCTCCCTATCGCCGGCTCGTGCTGGTCGAACTGATGGTGCAGAGCGGGACAGGGGCGAGTCAGCGCGGCGAGTGGCTTTGCCGCAGACTGGGAGGAGTTCAGGGGGTGGAAGCGCTCGGCCCGGTGCCGGTGCGGGGAAAGACGAACACGGTGCAGGTGATGGTCAAGGTCACCCGCAACATCCGGCTGGACCGGCTCGTTTCTCTCCGGCAGATCGAGGCAGACGGCGTCCGGGCCAAGGTTGACGTCGACCCGCTGGAAACCGTCTAG